From the genome of Abyssicoccus albus, one region includes:
- the menH gene encoding 2-succinyl-6-hydroxy-2,4-cyclohexadiene-1-carboxylate synthase, with amino-acid sequence MLNFKVSRPTELDKCSLSHESDKGIPILLLHGFLSDMSSLDQIASLLSKQYTVVQVDLPGFGQSVEENHLQYQSIDEIAHALDDIRNHLSIEQWIVFGYSMGGRVALSYAMNDDNRSIKGLILESSHAGIQDNYNRLERQKIDEERGRNAIEKGIESFVADWESLPLFQSQYENCSVDQLEQQRHNRLAQGVTGLNYALVHYGSGVMPSYMDRLNMLDYPVVLINGSLDKKFVQIHERMAHHLKYCSVHTVKNVGHSIHMECREKFDTILLDSIKAINQWKIT; translated from the coding sequence ATGTTGAATTTTAAAGTGAGTAGACCAACTGAATTAGACAAATGTTCGCTATCACATGAAAGTGATAAAGGTATCCCTATTTTATTATTACATGGCTTCTTATCGGATATGTCTTCACTTGATCAAATCGCTTCATTGTTAAGTAAACAATATACTGTTGTACAAGTGGATTTACCAGGGTTTGGACAGTCAGTTGAAGAAAATCATTTACAATATCAATCAATCGATGAGATCGCACACGCACTGGATGATATTCGTAACCATCTTTCAATAGAACAGTGGATTGTGTTCGGTTATTCTATGGGTGGTCGAGTTGCTTTGAGTTATGCGATGAATGACGACAACAGATCGATTAAAGGATTAATTTTGGAAAGTAGCCATGCAGGTATTCAAGACAATTACAATAGATTGGAAAGACAGAAAATCGATGAAGAAAGAGGACGTAACGCTATAGAAAAAGGGATTGAATCATTTGTAGCAGATTGGGAGTCATTACCATTGTTTCAATCGCAATATGAAAATTGTTCTGTTGATCAATTAGAGCAACAGCGTCACAATAGATTGGCACAAGGTGTGACAGGGTTAAACTATGCTTTAGTGCACTATGGAAGTGGTGTAATGCCGTCATATATGGATAGACTAAACATGTTAGATTATCCAGTCGTGTTGATAAATGGTTCACTTGATAAAAAATTTGTTCAAATACATGAACGAATGGCCCATCACTTAAAATATTGTTCTGTTCATACCGTTAAAAATGTTGGGCATTCAATTCACATGGAATGTAGAGAAAAATTTGATACAATATTATTAGATAGTATAAAAGCTATAAATCAATGGAAAATCACTTAG
- the menB gene encoding 1,4-dihydroxy-2-naphthoyl-CoA synthase has protein sequence MSTRQWETLKEYDEIKYEFFEGIAKVTINRPHVRNAFTPKTVTEMIDAFSRARDDERVGVIVLTGEGKDAFCSGGDQKVRGHGGYVGDDQIPRLNVLDLQRLIRVIPKPVVAMVAGYAIGGGHVLHVVCDLTIAADNARFGQTGPKVGSFDAGYGSGYLARIIGHKKAREIWYLCRQYDAQQALDMGLVNTVVPYEQLEDETVQWCKEMLEHSPTALRFLKAAMNADTDGLAGLQQMAGDATLLYYTTEEAKEGRDAFKEKRKPDFDQFPKFP, from the coding sequence ATGTCAACTAGACAATGGGAAACTTTGAAAGAATATGATGAAATTAAATACGAATTTTTTGAAGGAATTGCAAAGGTTACGATTAATAGACCTCATGTTAGAAATGCCTTCACACCGAAAACAGTTACTGAAATGATCGATGCATTTAGTCGTGCACGTGATGATGAGCGTGTGGGTGTTATTGTACTAACAGGTGAAGGGAAAGATGCTTTCTGTTCAGGTGGAGACCAAAAAGTACGTGGCCATGGTGGATATGTTGGAGATGACCAAATTCCTCGTCTTAATGTGTTGGATTTACAACGATTAATACGTGTTATTCCAAAACCAGTTGTAGCAATGGTTGCAGGATACGCTATCGGTGGAGGACATGTATTACATGTTGTTTGTGATTTAACAATTGCAGCAGATAATGCACGTTTTGGTCAAACAGGACCTAAAGTCGGATCTTTTGATGCTGGTTATGGATCAGGTTATTTAGCACGTATTATAGGTCATAAGAAAGCCCGTGAAATCTGGTACTTATGCCGTCAATACGATGCACAACAAGCGTTAGATATGGGTCTTGTAAATACTGTAGTTCCGTATGAGCAATTAGAAGATGAAACAGTACAGTGGTGTAAAGAAATGTTAGAACACTCTCCAACAGCGCTTCGCTTCTTGAAAGCAGCGATGAATGCTGACACAGATGGATTAGCTGGTCTTCAACAAATGGCTGGAGATGCGACGTTATTATATTACACAACCGAAGAAGCAAAAGAAGGTCGTGATGCGTTTAAAGAGAAACGTAAACCGGACTTTGATCAATTCCCTAAGTTCCCATAA